From the genome of Clavibacter nebraskensis NCPPB 2581:
CCGCGCGACGCGGCCATGGGGCGGTGACCCGGTGGCGTCGTCCCGTCGCGCGCGCTACTCGGCGGGCGACGTCGAGGGCCGCCAGCTCCCGGCCTACGCCGACGAGGCGGGCGTGGATCCCGCCCGCGGCACCGAGACGCTCGCGGAGATGACGGTCGAGATCGCGAACTGGCGCTGGGCGGGCGTGCCGTTCCGGCTCCGCTCGGGCAAGGCGATGAAGGACCACCGGCGCCAGATCGTCGTGACCTTCCAGCCCGCGCCGCACGTGCCCACCGGGCTCCGCGGCGCGGACGCGCCCGACCGGATCCGCATCCTCATCGCCCCCGACGAGCTGCACCTGGAGCTCAACGTGAACGGCCCGGCCGACCCGGACGTCATCGACCGCGCCGAGCTCGTGACGGCCTTCGACCCGGGCGACCTGCCGCCGTACGGCCAGGTCATCGACGGCATCATCTCGGATGACGAGGGCCTCTCGGTGCGCGGCGACACGGCGGAGGAGTGCTGGCGCATCGTCGAGCCGGTCATCGCCGCGTGGCGCGCTGGTGACGTGCCGCTCGAGGAGTACCCGGCCGGATCCGCGGGGCCGTGGGACGGCCCGCAGGTGGCGCCGAAGGGCTGAGCGCCCCGGCGCGCGGCGCCCGCCTAGGCGCTGCGCACGGCGCGGAGCACCGCAGGGACGCGGCGCGGGTCCCCGGCCAGCTCGGCGAGCGCGCCGTCGAGCGGATCCTCGTCGAACACCGCGAGCTCGCGCGCGACCGCGTCCTGCCGCGCGGCGGCGTCACGAGGGGACGCGTCGGGCTCCGACGACCCCGTCGCCCGGGCGTCCTCGAGCGGGAGGCCGGCCGCGGCGGGGGAGGCGCCGAGCGCGAGCGCCACGTCGCGCGCGATGTGCGCGGTCATGAGCTCGTCGAAGAAGCCGGCGGTGGTGTCGGGCGTGCGGCGGACGAGCGCCCACGCGCCCTCGGGGCCGAAGTGGTGCGCGAGCGCGGCCTGCACGATGAGGGCGAGCGGGCGGAGGTCCGGCTCGCGGTCGGCGTCGGGCGCGCCGCCGGCTGCCGCGTCGACGGGGGGATCCTCGGGCAGGGCCTTGTGCGCCGGCACGTGGGCGGGCCGCACGGGGCCGCCGTGCAGCCGTGCCGCGATCGCCGCCAGCTCGCCGGTGGCGGTCGAGACGACGGGCTGCGGGGGAGCGGTCGGCGCGGCGACGGATCCCCGTCCCGCCGGCCTCTGCTCGGATGCCGCGGGCGCGGCCTCGGTCGGGACGGACTTGCCTCTGCGCCACCGGAACATGATCCACGGCCTCCCCGATCGCACCGCCGCGATCGGGACCATCCTCGTGCGCGACACGCCCGGGCCGACCCGCGACACGCCGGGGATCCCGGGGCGGGGGCGCCGCGATGCGCCCCCGCCGGCCCCCGGTCCGCGGCCCGAGCGCGCCGGAGCGCCTGCGAGACTGGACGCCCGGGACAGCGCGGTCCGCCCGACCCGTCTGGAGGATCCGTGGACCTGCTCGCCGTGCCCGCCGTCGCCGTGACCGTCACGCTGCTCGCGGCCGTGGCCGCCGCCCTGCTCGTCACCGCGGTCGTCGCCCTCGTCGTCCGCGTCATCGCGCGCCGTCGCGAGTGGGCGGCCCGCCTCGTCCGCCGGGCCCGACGGCCGTTCCGCGTGCTGCTCGTGGTCGTGGCGGTGTGGGTCGCGCTCCGCGCCTCGGTCGTGCCGGGCGAGGTGCGCGACGGCCTCGACCACCTGCTGCACGTGCTGACGATCGTCGCGGCCGCGTGGCTCGTGTGCGCGCTCGCGATCTTCTTCGAGGACCTCGGGCTCAGCCGCTACCGGGTGGACGTGGCGGACAACCGGGTCGCCCGGCGCGTGCGCACGCAGGTGCTCATCATCCGGCGGCTCACGGTCGTGGCGATCGTGGTGGTCGCCATCGGCGCGATCCTGCTGACGTTCCCGGGCGCCCGGGCAGCGGGCGCGAGCGTCCTCGCCTCGGCCGGCCTCGTGTCCATCGTCGCGGGCCTCGCCGCGCAGTCCACGCTCGCCAACATGTTCGCCGGGATGCAGCTCGCCTTCAGCGACGCGATCCGGGTGGACGACGTGGTGATCGTCGAGACGGAGTGGGGGCGCGTGGAGGAGATCACGCTCACCTACGTGGTCGTCCACATCTGGGACGACCGGCGGATGGTCCTGCCGTCCACCTACTTCACGACCACGCCGTTCCAGAACTGGACCCGCACCAAGTCGGAGCTCCTCGGCGCGGTGGAGCTCGACCTCGACTGGCGCGCGACGCCCGCGAGCATGCGCGAGGAGCTCGACCGGGTGCTCGCGACGACCGACCTCTGGGACCGCCGCGTCTCCGTGCTCCAGGTGACGGACGCGGTCGGCGGCTTCGTGCGGATCCGCGTGCTCGTCTCCGCCGTCGACGCGCCCACCCTGTTCGACCTGCGCTGCCTCGTGCGCGAGCGGCTCGTCGCCTTCCTGCACGAGCACAGCCCGCAGTCGCTGCCGCGCACGCGCGTGCAGATGGTGGACGCGCACGAGCCCGACGACGCGCCGCCGGCCCGGCGGGGCGCGCCGGAGACCGAGCCGACGGGCCTGTTCTCGGGCACCGCGCAGGCGGACACGCGCGCGGGCCTGTTCACCGGGCCGATCTCCACGGTGCCCGCGGAGGAGCGCATCGACCTCGAGGTCGACGGCGACCGCTGGCGCACGCGGGACTGACCGCACGCACGACGGACGCGCACGCCGGGTGGGCGTGGGCGTCGCGGATGGGGACGGCTAGTTGCCGATCCGCCCGTCGCGCGAGTCCTCGATGACCGTGCCGACGGCGATCGCCACCGTGATGCCCCAGCTGAGCCACATGAGGCCGAGCTTCCAGTCGCGCGGACCCCGACGGGTCGTCTGGAGCGTGCTCCAGCCGCCGACGAGGGCGCTGAGGACGCTGCCGTTCAGGATGTACTTGCGCATGACACCTCCCAGTGTGCTTCCACGGTACCGGGATCCGACGGCCGCGACCGCCGCCCGGGCGCCGTCGCCGCCCGCCGTCCCCTTTCCGCAGGCGGCGCGGACTCCCGGCGCGCGATGAGTACAGTGATCGCGGATCAGACAGGAGGCGCCCGTGCGCACAGCCCTCATCGGGGTGGTGCTCCTCGTCGTCGGCGCCGTCGCCGTGGCCACCGGAGCCCTCCCGCTCGACGACCTCGGCGTCCTGTACGAGCGGGTCTGGCCGATCCTCCTCTTCGTGGTCGCCATCACCGTGGTCACCGAGCTCGCCAGCGAGGCGGGGCTCTTCACGTGGATCGCCGAGCGCGCCGCCGGCCTCGGACGCGGACGCACGTGGGCGCTCTGGCTCGCGACCGTCGTGCTCGCCTGCCTCTGCACGATCTTCCTGTCGCTCGACACGACCGCCGTGCTGCTCACGCCCGTGGTCGTCGTGCTCGCCCGGCACTGCGGGCTGCCGCCGCTCCCGTTCGCGCTGACCACCGTGTGGCTCGCG
Proteins encoded in this window:
- a CDS encoding mechanosensitive ion channel family protein encodes the protein MDLLAVPAVAVTVTLLAAVAAALLVTAVVALVVRVIARRREWAARLVRRARRPFRVLLVVVAVWVALRASVVPGEVRDGLDHLLHVLTIVAAAWLVCALAIFFEDLGLSRYRVDVADNRVARRVRTQVLIIRRLTVVAIVVVAIGAILLTFPGARAAGASVLASAGLVSIVAGLAAQSTLANMFAGMQLAFSDAIRVDDVVIVETEWGRVEEITLTYVVVHIWDDRRMVLPSTYFTTTPFQNWTRTKSELLGAVELDLDWRATPASMREELDRVLATTDLWDRRVSVLQVTDAVGGFVRIRVLVSAVDAPTLFDLRCLVRERLVAFLHEHSPQSLPRTRVQMVDAHEPDDAPPARRGAPETEPTGLFSGTAQADTRAGLFTGPISTVPAEERIDLEVDGDRWRTRD